CTCTCTCCCTGGAACCCCCGCAGAATAACTCCTGCCACTGttgccagcctcctcctcctccaggcagGCTAGCTGGTGGTGAGAGCGGATCAGAACAAGTGTCTGTTTGTTTGGGTCCCTTCCGGCTGATAGAGGAAAAAAGAGGATGGTGACAAAGATATACCAGCAAGATGTCAGTTCCAGGGGGCCCTGCCAGGGTGTGCAGGCCCCAGCATTTGCCTGACCATGCTGAGAGCTGACACTAGGCCTGGTGTACAGCATTGCAGCCGTCATCGTTACGTGCACTGAATTTACTCTTAAGCATTTTATACCCAGGCTATTTATTGTTACTTTTCCAAACGTAGAGCTGTCCTCACAGGATAATAGTCGAAACATTCCAGAACAGCAGATACCCAGCTGGTGACATCTCTAGTGACCATcactgctgcctgcctgggctcTTTAAAGAGGGGCCAGGCAAAAGGAACAACTCTGAACTGTTGTTTTCCACACAGGGGGAAAGCACCGTTCTGTGTAGCAGTGCCTGTCCTTCCTGTCATCCACTAAACGCTCACTGTGATGGGATGCGTTTGTGCACTCGCAGTCCATCAGTATTCAGTAAGCCAGGGGGAAGTCTACATGTATACTCTCTGGATAGCATGAGCAACAGTGTCTAGAGAACGTCACTAGACTTTGTCCCGTGCTCAGCATAAGGAGGGACAATGGCAGCAGACCATTTTggcttaggcaagcctatccagacaagCAGATTGTTGATATGTGTGTTTAATCTGGTTCTCAGCTGATTTTAGttattagtatttttaaaaaatgttttaagtagtTGCTTTTAACTGTGCTTTTAACAAAAATCTTAGGGTTTTTGTCTTTTTGTAcaatgctttgaggttttattacccTCAAGCTGTATATACATTTTgcgaaataaatgtaataaacaaggcATTGTTTATGTTAGGAGATGCTGTTTTCACATTTTCCCAATGTCTTTCTGCTACATAAGTATGTATGCATGTACATCTGCTGTAGCTATTTCTTGCCATTGTTTGTTAGTAGAAGAGGGTAGTGAAGTGGGGCAGGGAGATCTTTTTAGGTCTTTTTCAATatggcccattcatttcagcaggaaGCCACACAGGCAATGTGTTTTATCTAAGAGCAGCAACTGAAGGCTGTGTCTGTCAAGCAAAGCTGTGCTCCACCCTCTTGGTCCAGGCTTGCAGCATTCTAGATGGCTCAATTGCCCTGTTGCTTTGGGGGATGTTCTTGTCTGACTCTGCTTCTTACTGTGTGTGCAGGAACGGTACCAAAGAGCCCTGACAGATTCTGAAAATGTTAGGCGGAGGACGCAGAAGTTTGTCGAGGATGCTAAGAAATTTGGTGAGTAAAAAGGGTGCTGGTATTGTGCAGAGCTTGCAACAAGCTCTACCTACCACCCCATGTGctctgctttatttgtttatttaaggcatttatatacAACCCTTCAAAATGTTTATCTCAGGGTCTTTTATGTTGCAAATATAATCAATGAGCAAATAACACAAACGTTAATTAAAACAGCAGTCCATCTAtcagggatttttgttttgttttttaaaaaaaggtttgacTGCCAGTATCTGCTGGACCTTGATTCTTCTTTTATACAGAGAATGTTATAAGGACTgaggcatccgcaaacttcggccctcccatcatccccgaccactggtcctgttagctagggatcatgggagttgtaggccaaaacatctggagggccgcagtttgggggtgcctgctctaatgcaTTGTGTCTGCCCTTTGAACAGTCACCCTTACCTTTCTGATCTATGCATCTACAGGCATCCAGAGTTTCTGTAGAGACCTGGTAGAAGTAGCCGATATCTTGGAGAAGACCACCAAGAGTACCACAGGTGGCGAACACGACGACCCAACTCTGACTCTCAAGAAGATATGCGAAGGCTTGTCTCTCATAGAGTCCAAACTGCAAAGCATATTTGTGAAGCACGGCCTGCAGAAAATGAACCCCATGGGTGGCAAATATGACCCCTACGATCACGAAATAGTCTGTCATGTGCCAGCAGAGGAACTGCAGCCAGGCACCGTGGCATTAGTGACTCTGGATGGTTATAAACTTCACGGCCGCACTATTAGACATGCACATGTGGGTGTGGCAGTAGAATCACAGGAATGAAGTGGACACGTTTTATTAATACTTGAGACCTTAATGGACTGATTTCTCTGTCCACATGACTGTTGCTGCTATAGcatggattttttatttattaagccaAATTTGTTACCTCTGCTGGCCTCTCAGGATGGGGTGCAATGGCCTGATCTTCACTTCCAAGATGTACAGCTAATTTAATATGACTTGCTCTGTGTCATAAAtagtgtttctccccccccctctccccggcAGCTGTTTCTCAGTCAGAGGTAGTGCTGTGACTTTTCTGGTTTTGGTTTTCCATTAAATTCTGTTGTGGGTTTTGAAGGGAAGGAGGACTCCTAATAATTCCTAATTAGGAATTATTATAATTCCAAGAAGGGAAGGGAACTAGCTCAGTTGTAGACCAATGTTGTATGCAGAAGGTACCATTTTGCTccctggcatctcaaggcagAATTCAAATATCTGAGACCAGTCAGGGGAGACAAAGGGATAGTCCTCCAGGATGCTgtggaatacagctcccatcagccccagtcaacatgagtaattatcagggatgatgggagctgtagttagggttgccagactcaatagaggacaggacttctgtgcctttaattgccctgctctcttttgagtctggaaaccttaaagagaaaccagcagaccctttgcttggaaattaaacaaagggtctgctggtttctctttaaggtttccagactcaaaagagagcagggcaattaaaggcacagaagtcctgtcctctattgagtctggcaaccctagctgtagTCCAGAATGTAGACTACCCatggtgtagataatactgaccagtggtctgacttggtttaagAAGTGATTAAATTAGAACTTCCTGTGTTCTTACAAATGCACTCTGCTTTCCTTGAATTTTGGTTCAGCTGCTGCGACCTCTACTTTTCTATATGTAAAGTGGGAATATGATACTTGCCTACCTCCCAGAAATGATACAATTATTTATCAGctgaaaagcattttgaaaaggaGTGCTGAGTAGTGTGAAGGGGCTTTGATACCCAACAGAAGTGTGTCTGGAGTTGTTAATTTGTAAATTCTTTCTGCAGTTGGAGATCTTCCTCATGCTACTTGGCTATTTCAACCCTGTGAAATCCCCACTGTGGTATGTATAAGGATGTGGATGAGTCCTTTCTAATTGCCATTTAAAATACTGGACAAAATGGGCCAGTAGCTCAACAGTTTAAGGGAACGAAATAGACTTTTTGTGAAGATTCAGGTTTATTGGCCTGAAATTCTCCCTTAAATTATGTACCACAGTTTTCAAGCACAATTTGCTATGTTATCGATGCTGGAAGAGATGGAATAGTTTTGTACTCCaaaagggaattgtagtctttcGAGTTTGAGCTCACAAGTAATTGCTATGCAAATTGCACTGTGAAAAATCTGGATTCAGAGACTACTAGATATCAAAATAtatgatttgttttttatttagtttttttaaatatatatttatatatgaaaGTGTCTAAACGAAGTGTACTTCAGCTAATTTCAGTAAAAATAGCAGGGAAATTATCAGATCAGAGTTTCAGCCGAAGTTATGAGGCGACTTCCAGCTAGAGAATAAATTGGTATCATTTGGTAAACAAGTGGGTGCTCGGTTCTGATCAGTTTTGCTTGGTTCTGATCAGTTTTTGTGTGACAGATAAGCTAAACATGCAAGCGTGAAAAATCCTAACTCTATTTAAGAGATGATTGAGGTGACCCAACATGTTGGCTTCATTCTGAATCCTAGGTGAAAGTTCAGAGAAATGAATCTCAGTGGGGGTGGCCTCATTTTAGACTCACACCCACTTTCTTTTTCAGAGGAATTTTGACCTGCCTTGCTATCTTGTCTAGGTTTGGTTAGAATTCATTAGCTGAAAGTTCCAGACTCTGCTGGCTCCCGTGTTATTTGTGTTAGCTTTGTCTGTACTGTCCAGAGAGAGATCTCTTGACTCTGGAATTACAAAAATGAAAGATTCAAGTCGGTATTTATTTCCAGGATTTCCTCCCTACCATATACATTCTTCTCTTGTTAGTTAGTCAGAAAGAAGTGGTGTTTCATATGAGCATATTCAGCAGTGGGCTTTGGGCTCTTAGATTTCAGCAGCAACACTAAAATTCAGTGCCCCCTCCCAGTCCTTGCTGTTCATTCTACAGCATTGGTGTGATGCCCCCTGCAGGGCGGCACCCAATGCAGCCAAACCAGGCACGCTACCCTAAAACCATCTCTGGCATATTCTCAGGCAGATGtacatcaggcacgtccaacaggtagatcgtgatctaccagtagatcaccggacatctgtggtagatcactgggggcccccaagaagctcaacaagtttggctccccccaaaaaagctcaacatttttgccctggacccctaaaaaacgtggctttcccctccctaaaaaaagttcaacaatttcaacctgaaccccccaaaattgggccttcttcctaaaaaaagctaatcaaccttgacctgaaccccccaaaagggggtagatcactggcagtttttaactcggtgagtagatcgctgtctcttggaagttggccacccctgatgtacatGAACTGAATTAATCCCCAAAGGGTTATCTGCAgcaccaaattgggggggggggcaactttggGCTACAAGTGAATGATCCTTAGAGTAATATAAGAGATTGTTAGAGCACATTTCTAATTTAAAATAGATttaagatttgtttttgttttttcccccaaggcaaaagaacaaaaaaaattccagcacagtcatgcatgtttgctcagaagttcCATAGGAAATAAGATTTAAATTGCATCTTGAACTGCAATCTTGTGAACGATTACCCTGAGCAAGACCTGCTGAGTACAATTGGCTTATTTCCAAGAAAACACACAGATTACAGTGTTTGTCTTCCAGTTGTTGAATTGCTCAAAAAAGTGGTGCACTATTTATGTGTATAATACAAATCTGTACAGTTGAATGCTGCATTTATTAAACCAACAGTTTTGGCTTTTTCTGGGTGAGGAAGAAAACTCAAGTTGTTCAGAACATAACAATGTCTTGAAATCACTCTGCACCATATTCTTACAAATAAAAGTTAGCTTTACGAGACTGAAACGTGGTACTGACTTTAAATGCCTCCTAAAGAGGACATGCCCAGTCAAAAATTTAGAAATGCTTGATTTCTTGCCATTTTGAAATCAGCCAGAATCTTGGGGGGAAACGTGATTTAATTGTGCGTGCTTTGATTTAGCACACATGCTAGAAGGGTTATATTCCGCGGGCACCATGACAACAGTCACTATCCAATGTTTAATTTCTTCAGTAGTAAATAAAAGAGCACACTAGCCTAAAATGCACTCTGGCTGAATGCTTTGAATTATTTTTAGCTTTTTGCATGTGAAAGATCATGCTATGAGGAGTCCCATTTGTTGCTGATATAATCCCTTATCTGgttactgctgtggatacatgacctgaatgactgcctccaggcactgtggtcgtcctcaagggattcccacagggcgaggttgatgttgccagcattCATGTCACATTTTTAGAcacctttgtaacacagagttggtctgccgaAGGTCCAGGTGCCTGGAGCCAGCTCTCGCTGCTTCGCCATCAGGTGTAACTGCACCAGCAGCATGTGCTGAACTTGGCAGGGCTGTGCTTTTTACACTTGCAAACCGAATGTCGAAATCCTATATTTATTCAGTGATGCCTGCATGCGGAGCTTCAAAGTGTGTGAAAAGCAAACCAACCCTTCCAAGTTACACCCAAGACAGGGCTGGCAAAAATGGCACCTCGAGGGCCCACTCCTCTTAATGCTGCAGGAGATGCAAAGATGGAGACGGACAGCAGAGTGGGGCCCTTTCCCCTTGCATGCTGAGTTCAAAAGAAGAACCAGCGTCTTTCTAGGAAAGACGCGGATCCACGGCCGACCACAAAAGAAGGCAAGAACTCGTGCTGCGGCTGTACCGTTCCCCGTTTTAAGCTTCGAAAAACAGCAAATGATGAATGGCGAGGGGACTCAGAGCAAGGACTCAGAGCTAAAAGCATCGGGTTTATGCATTTGCGCGAAGCCTAACGCGTGAGCCCGCGAGGCAATTGCGCGCTGCAAGCAAAGGGAACCCGCAGGCTGCCCTCCAGGCTGCCTTCAACTCCCGTCAGCCCTTGCACTTCATGACCGACGGTgggggatgacgggagttgtagttcgaaaGCCTGCCGGGCCGCGGGTTCCCTGTTGGAGGTTGCATCCTCGGCTCAGAAGGGGCGTCTCTTGAAGGAGGCCGCCTCTCGCCCCTTGCTCTCCGCGAAGAAGGCGGCGCTGCGAGAGGCGCAGCCAATGCAGAAGCCAAGCCCTTGCTCCCTCCTCGCTCCTTCGGGAAGCGCTGCTTGCGAGTGGACGGAGGCGAGAGGCTCCCCCGCCAGCCCCGCAGCCGAGAAGCCGTCGGGCAGGCGAGCGAGCCGGAGCTCGGCTGCGCGGAGATGTAAACTGCGCACGTCGCGCTTTGCGTTTCCGCCTCCCGCCAACATGACGGCAGCCTCGCATCGGCTGCTTTTGTTTCTCACCGTGGTAGCTGTAGGGGTGATGCGGAGGGATCCCCCCATCGCTGCGGCAGGGGATGCCCCGCCCGGCAAAATAGGTAGGCGCTGCTGTCGAAATCACAGGCGCGTAAGCACGGGGTTTTTACGCGTCTAAGCGAGGCCTCCTGGCGGGATCGGAGCGCTTCTGCCGCCCGTCCGGGGTGAGGTTGTCGACGGGGGTGTGAGGGAAGAGAAGTGTTTAAGATACGAAACAAATAGTCACGAGGATGAGGCTGCACGGACCTGTCAGGGCATGCAGGAGGCTAGGGCTGAATAATTGGCATTAAGGATGCTTCTTGTAGTGGcgaaataggaagctgccttctgctgaaccagactgttggtccatttagctcaggattgtctgcactgactggcagcagctcttcaggcttCCAGACAAGGACACCTCCCAGCCCTACTGGATATGCACAGACCGTGCTTGCCTGCTAGTCACACATTCTCCAGTATGACATTTGTCCCAGGATTCGTCATTAATGCAGTTGTTCATAATAATAGCAACCACCATAACAAAGGCACACAAAGCCTTTGTTGACAAGAATAAGATGGCAAGTTGCTCAAGGGTAGCCAGAGGATGTTGGACTTCAATAGGCATGTGGGGCTGATTTACACAGTAGTTCTTTCTATAGCCACTCATCACCCCTGACTTCTGAACTTGAGTGAGTTTAGATAATGGGAAAGGGGGCTTCAGCTAAATATTAGGAAGGCTCTCCTGGTGGTAGGGGCTGTTTGCCAGTGGAACAGAGCAGAACAGGaagccttggaaagtggtggcaTCTCCTTCAGTAGACGTTTTTAAGCAAATGCTGGCTGCCCATGTATGAGGAATGCTGTGGCAGCAGGTTTCCTGCATGGACCAGGGCTTGGACAAGATGGTTTATcgctttattattttaaatagtattctgttgggagccagagtggctggggaaacccagccagatgggcgaggtataaattgttgttgtttttgttttgttttgttgttgttattcccctGAGGTGCCTTAACTCTGCAGCTAGGAAATGTGTACCTGACCAATTTGATGAAGATTTCCTGTACTTAATGAGTGCAAGATCATGAGAGCattggttggtctttaagatgccacatgaCTCGGGTGACTTTGCTAGATGCTTCCATAGCTACCATTTTGGAACCAATCAAAATCTCAAAATCATTCATGGTGGGGTTTTTCTTGctctgtagggttttttttattaaaagaaaatactaCTACGTTTTTTGAGCATATGAAGACAGCAGCAACTTGCCATGCAAAGTAATTAATGTGAGTGATATTTGGCATAAAGCTACAGCTTGGTACACACAcgtctctctcactcacacacacacacacacacagagagagagagagagagaggtaaccATGTTGAGAGATTCAGATGAAAGCTTCCAATGGCCTTTTGCAGAACTTTCCATTGCTTCATAGAACAGTTTTCATTTGGCAAAGAACATGGGTAAAATATCAGGCCAAATGACTGGGTTGGAAAACCTTCCTCTTCATCTGCATGACAAGGGATTGTTTCAGGGGCTGTGTGTAAGATGAGCAAGCTGCTGGTCCTCTGGGGAGTGGGACGGGTGGTCGGAGGTGGGCGTGCATCTGCTGTGCCTTACCCTCACCCCTCTGCTTTTGCCTTGGCAGCTGTAGTGGGAGCTGGGATTGGCGGTTCTTCGGTGGCTCACTTTCTGCAGCAGTACTTTGGGCCACAGGTGCAACTGGACGTGTACGAAAAGGACACTGTTGGGGGCCGCCTGGCTACAGTCACTGTCAACAAACAGCAGTATGAAATCGGTGGTGCCTCCATTCACTCCCTCAACCTACACATGCAGGACTTTGTTAAGCTGCTGGGTGAGTGTGGGTACAATCATCACACTGGAAACGATTGCATTCGGGCCAGGTTTTGTAGCCCGTACAGAATCTGCAAAACAGTACTATAAAAGCAGAAGGCTGCATTGCCTGCGCTCCCTGGCTCATGAAGGATAGAAAGTAGACTTACTCTTCTACCTCATTGTCCCCTTATCCTAGGGCTGAAGCACCGTCGAGAATTGGCCGGAAAGAGTGCCATCTTTAGCGGGGAGCAGTTTGCCCTAGAGGAGACAGACTGGTACCTGCTGAACCTCTTCCGACTCTGGTGGCACTATGGCATGAGCTTCCTGCGCCTACAGATGTGGGTGGAGGAGGTTATGGAGAAGTTCATGAGGTATGTGACAGAGGTGGTGGGTATTCAATAACCATGCCACAGTGGGAAAATTTGTGGAAGAATAATTGGAAATTTACAAATTGTtatattctaaaaaaaaaaaattcctaaaaATGCAACACCGATGATATCTAACACCTTGGAAACTGTCAAAGATGTACAAAAATGTCCTAAGTATTTGCTGGAGGAGATAAATCAGGcactttctaccacatgtggtggctaaGCAATAAAATTCAGGCATTCTGGGAGAGTATCCActtagaaatacaaaaaataataaagagtTCCTTCAAGAGAAAACCAGAAGCTTACCTCCTGGGGATCACAGATCTGGACATCCCACAAGAAATGAAGagtatgtttttatatgccacGGTGGCAGCAAGAATTCTTATCTCTACAAAGTGGAAGAATGATGAAATCCCTTCTATTCATGAATGGATCCAAAAGTTAACAGATTATGCAGAGTTAGATAGTTTACtagaaaaaataaagaagaaaccaaaacaggaattcatttcaaaatgggaagtctttaaagtttatttgaaaaacaattacaGTAGTTTAAACTCTGTCGCAGCGTTTGAATAACTTTAGTAGTAGATTTAAGAAAGATCTGAAACCTTAGATAAATCAATAATTAGTTAATTAGTTAATTTAAGACAAAAATGTGTATTGGCAACAAATCATAGATAATTGAAATAAGGAATAGATGGGAGGTCTGGTCTATAGTTCAAGGACCgctttttgttttattgatttgtaattAATAATGTCCATATTATGGTTTGGTTTGTATTACttgtcttgtttttttctttttcttttttgatgtatCAATAAAAAGGCAAtgcaaataataacaacaacaacaacaacaacaacaataataataataataataaagacagaGGTGGTGGGACCCCTGGAGAGGAAAAGAGGGTGGTCTTCCTTCTCCTTTAAACCCAGAAAGTGTTCAGCGAGGCTGAAGAGATGCACTAAACTTTCTTCAGATCTCCTGGCATAAGGATCCAGCTGCTCCAGAATTGTCTCCCTTTCTTTTGTGCCCTGCAGGATCTACAAATACCAGGCCCATGGCTATGCGTTTTCTCGCCTTGAGGAGCTCCTGCATTCGCTGGGTGGGGACACGTTTGTCAACATGACACAGCGCTCTGTGGCAGAGTCCCTGCTGGAGGTGGGCATCACACAGCGCTTCATTGATGAGGTCATTGTGGCCATTCTCCGTGCCAGCTATGGCCAGTCAGTACAGGTGCCTGCGTTTGCAGGTGAGTGCCACCTTTTGCTATCTTGCTGCAGACCGACCAAGCAAGGCCAAAGGTGTCTCTTTCCAGTGGAGCACTGACTGATCTCGATAGACCGGGGCATGTTGCCGGAGGGAGTGGTGTCTtcattactttattattattatgacacatAATTTCTATCTTCAGGGGCAATGTCCCTAGCAGGGGCACAGGGCAACATGTGGTCTGTGGAAGGTGGCAACAACCTGGTGTGTTCAGGCTTGCTGAAGCTGACGAAAGCCAACATAATTGAAGCCACTGTGACAGCCATTTCTCTGCATAACTCAGGTAAGCTGCCCAGAGCTGAAACAGAACCAAGAGATCTCGGGTAACAGGACTGGGCACTACCTTTGCTTGAATCCTTCAAATTAGCTAGATGACgggtcaccaacctggtgccctccagatgttgctggagcataactcccatcatcactgaccattggccatgctggctgggcaaAGACAGGGTTTGGCAAACAGTGACGAGAAGGAGACCAGCTCAGATCTCCTAAGGAACTAAgacagggatcagcaaaccttttcagcagggggccggtccactgtccctcagaccttatggggggccggactatatttggggggggggatgaacgaattcctatgccccacaaataacccagagatgcattttaaataaaagggcacattctactcatgtaaaaacatgctgattcccggactgtccgcgggccggatttagaaggcgattgggccgaatccagcccccaggccttagtttgcctacccatgaactaaaACTTTCCAATTCAGTTGTacttctcttaaaggtaaaggtaaagggacccctgaccattaggtccagtcatgaccgactctggggttgcgcgctcatctcgcattattggccgagggagccgccatatagcttccaggtcatgtggccagcatgacaaagccgcttctggcaaaccagagcagcacatggaaatgccgtttagcttcccgctgtagcggttcctatttatctacttgcactttgacgtgctttcgaattgctaggttggcaggagctgggaccaagcaatgggagctcaccgcatcgcggggattcgaaccgccgaccttctgattggcaagccctaggctcagtggtttaacccacagcgccacctgggagaCCTTATTATGGACAGCAGCTGGTATACCACCAATGTGCCTTGCATGCCAGGGGCGAAGTTGAGGGATCACTTTAACTTTACATTTCCCAACTTGTGTCTTGAAAATGCTTGCAAAGAAGGAGCCAGAACATGCCTGCAGACAAAGATCTGCAGGAAGTGAGTCTTGGGACCTTCTTTGCTGTTCACTTGTCTCAGTGCCTTTCCAGATGATCAGTTGGTTGCACAAGAAATTATAAACAAGGCATATTTACTGCACAGACTCTGCATTTCTCCGCTGTTCTATTGCAGGGTCGTCATGTTTTCTGAGCACTAAAAAAGTACATTATTTTATACTCGGGAAAATCCAGTGTTCTCTCTCGGTTGTGCGTTCAGTGCCGTTGTGATTGCGTTATGTAGATGTGGCCAGGCAGGTGTGACAAGTTGAATTATTTTGTGATGCAGTCAGTGAGGAGCAACAAAATTCTCCCCTTATGTACCTCGATCATTTAGTACtggatcatttttaaaaaaaaataaatgaaaaaattctTAAGAGACAATGTTTTCTTCACAGTAGGAATC
Above is a window of Zootoca vivipara chromosome 2, rZooViv1.1, whole genome shotgun sequence DNA encoding:
- the GRPEL2 gene encoding grpE protein homolog 2, mitochondrial isoform X1; its protein translation is MAAAVRSARVAGRCFSPLLQFSHHHLRYDRGLSFAFSTAAQQRSTGDDCGPEDPPDEPRHLTENSLELKATKLEEQVRVLTERYQRALTDSENVRRRTQKFVEDAKKFGIQSFCRDLVEVADILEKTTKSTTGGEHDDPTLTLKKICEGLSLIESKLQSIFVKHGLQKMNPMGGKYDPYDHEIVCHVPAEELQPGTVALVTLDGYKLHGRTIRHAHVGVAVESQE
- the GRPEL2 gene encoding grpE protein homolog 2, mitochondrial isoform X2; the protein is MAAAVRSARVAGRCFSPLLQFSHHHLRYDSTAAQQRSTGDDCGPEDPPDEPRHLTENSLELKATKLEEQVRVLTERYQRALTDSENVRRRTQKFVEDAKKFGIQSFCRDLVEVADILEKTTKSTTGGEHDDPTLTLKKICEGLSLIESKLQSIFVKHGLQKMNPMGGKYDPYDHEIVCHVPAEELQPGTVALVTLDGYKLHGRTIRHAHVGVAVESQE
- the PCYOX1L gene encoding prenylcysteine oxidase-like isoform X1, whose protein sequence is MQKPSPCSLLAPSGSAACEWTEARGSPASPAAEKPSGRRASRSSAARRCKLRTSRFAFPPPANMTAASHRLLLFLTVVAVGVMRRDPPIAAAGDAPPGKIAVVGAGIGGSSVAHFLQQYFGPQVQLDVYEKDTVGGRLATVTVNKQQYEIGGASIHSLNLHMQDFVKLLGLKHRRELAGKSAIFSGEQFALEETDWYLLNLFRLWWHYGMSFLRLQMWVEEVMEKFMRIYKYQAHGYAFSRLEELLHSLGGDTFVNMTQRSVAESLLEVGITQRFIDEVIVAILRASYGQSVQVPAFAGAMSLAGAQGNMWSVEGGNNLVCSGLLKLTKANIIEATVTAISLHNSEGKTFYQVHYEDEEGQGSSFYDIVVIATPLHNSKSNISFQNFDPPIAESPGTFHTTVTSVIHGYLNSSYFGFPDPKLFPFASILTTDAPVLFFSSMDNISPVNISSTFRRKQPQEAAIWRVHSQHPLGKQELKTLFRSYYSVQVTEWQAYPDYGSSKSLPPIVLHDNLYYLNSMEWAASSMEMAAVAAKNVALLAYNFWNRDLEKIDQKDLMHKVKTEL
- the PCYOX1L gene encoding prenylcysteine oxidase-like isoform X2, which translates into the protein MQKPSPCSLLAPSGSAACEWTEARGSPASPAAEKPSGRRASRSSAARRCKLRTSRFAFPPPANMTAASHRLLLFLTVVAVGVMRRDPPIAAAGDAPPGKIVGAGIGGSSVAHFLQQYFGPQVQLDVYEKDTVGGRLATVTVNKQQYEIGGASIHSLNLHMQDFVKLLGLKHRRELAGKSAIFSGEQFALEETDWYLLNLFRLWWHYGMSFLRLQMWVEEVMEKFMRIYKYQAHGYAFSRLEELLHSLGGDTFVNMTQRSVAESLLEVGITQRFIDEVIVAILRASYGQSVQVPAFAGAMSLAGAQGNMWSVEGGNNLVCSGLLKLTKANIIEATVTAISLHNSEGKTFYQVHYEDEEGQGSSFYDIVVIATPLHNSKSNISFQNFDPPIAESPGTFHTTVTSVIHGYLNSSYFGFPDPKLFPFASILTTDAPVLFFSSMDNISPVNISSTFRRKQPQEAAIWRVHSQHPLGKQELKTLFRSYYSVQVTEWQAYPDYGSSKSLPPIVLHDNLYYLNSMEWAASSMEMAAVAAKNVALLAYNFWNRDLEKIDQKDLMHKVKTEL